From a region of the Pan paniscus chromosome 19, NHGRI_mPanPan1-v2.0_pri, whole genome shotgun sequence genome:
- the GPS1 gene encoding COP9 signalosome complex subunit 1 isoform X8 produces the protein MPLPVQVFNLQGAVEPMQIDVDPQEDPQNAPDVNYVVENPSLDLEQYAASYSGLMRIERLQFIADHCPTLRVEALKMALSFVQRTFNVDMYEEIHRKLSEATRSSLRELQNAPDAIPESGVEPPALDTAWVEATRKKALLKLEKLDTDLKNYKGNSIKESIRRGHDDLGDHYLDCGDLSNALKCYSRARDYCTSAKHVINMCLNVIKVSVYLQNWSHVLSYVSKAESTPEIAERGERDSQTQAILTKLKCAAGLAELAARKYKQAAKCLLLASFDHCDFPELLSPSNVAIYGGLCALATFDRQELQRNVISSSSFKLFLELEPQVRDIIFKFYESKYASCLKMLDEMKDNLLLDMYLAPHVRTLYTQIRNRALIQYFSPYVSADMHRMAAAFNTTVAALEDELTQLILEGLISARVDSHSKILYARDVDQRSTTFEKSLLMGKEFQRRAKAMMLRAAVLRNQIHVKSPPREGSQGELTPANSQSRMSTNM, from the exons ATGCCGCTGCCGGTTCAGGTGTTTAACTTGCAG GGGGCCGTGGAGCCCATGCAGATCGACGTGGACCCCCAGGAAGACCCGCAGAATGCACCTGACGTCAACTACGTGGTGGAGAACCCCAGCCTG GATCTGGAACAGTACGCGGCCAGCTACAGCGGCCTGATGCGCATCGAACGGCTGCAGTTCATTGCTGATCACTGCCCCACGCTGCGGGTGGAGGCCCTGAAGATGGCCCTCTCCTTCGTGCAGAGAACCTTTAACGTGGACATGTACGAGGAGATCCACCGCAAGCTCTCAGAGGCCACCAG GTCCTCTCTCAGGGAGCTGCAGAACGCACCCGACGCCATCCCCGAGAGCGGCGTGGAGCCCCCAGCCCTGGACACGGCCTGGGTGGAGGCCACGCGGAAGAAGGCGCTGCTGAAGCTGGAGAAGCTGGACACAGACCTGAAGAACTACAAGGGCAACTCCATCAAGGAGAGCATCCGGCGCGGCCACGACGACCTGGGCGACCACTATCTGGACTGTGGGGACCTCAGCAACGCCCTCAAGTGCTACTCCCGGGCCCGGGACTACTGCACCAGCGCCAAACACGTCATCAACATGTGCCTCAACGTCATCAAG GTCAGCGTCTACTTGCAGAATTGGTCTCATGTGCTCAGCTACGTCAGCAAGGCTGAGTCCACCCCAGAGATTGCCGAG CGAGGAGAGCGTGACAGCCAGACCCAAGCCATCCTCACCAAGCTCAAGTGTGCTGCAG GCTTGGCAGAGCTGGCCGCCAGGAAATACAAGCAGGCTGCCAAGTGCCTCCTGCTGGCTTCCTTTGATCACTGTGACTTCCCTGAG CTGCTGTCCCCCAGCAACGTGGCCATCTACGGTGGCCTGTGCGCCTTGGCTACCTTTGACCGGCAGGAGCTGCAGCGCAATGTCATCTCCAGCAG CTCCTTCAAGTTGTTCTTGGAGCTGGAGCCACAGGTCCGAGACATCATCTTCAAATTCTACGAGTCCAAGTACGCCTCATGTCTCAAGATGCTGGACGAGATGAAG GACAACCTGCTCCTGGACATGTATCTGGCCCCCCATGTCAGGACCCTGTACACCCAGATTCGCAACCGTGCCCTCATCCAG TATTTCAGCCCCTACGTGTCAGCCGACATGCATAGGATGGCGGCAGCCTTCAATACCACGGTGGCCGCCCTGGAGGATGAGCTGACGCAGCTAATCCTGGAGGGGCTGATTAGTGCCCGTGTGGACTCACACAGCAAG ATCCTGTACGCCCGGGACGTGGATCAGCGCAGCACCACCTTTGAGAAGTCTCTGTTGATGGGCAAGGAGTTCCAGCGCCGTGCCAAGGCCATGATGCTGCGGGCAGCTGTGCTCCGCAACCAGATCCATGTCAAG TCCCCGCCCAGAGAAGGGAGCCAGGGGGAGCTgactccagccaacagccagtcCCGGATGAGCACCAACATGTGA
- the GPS1 gene encoding COP9 signalosome complex subunit 1 isoform X18 translates to MPLPVQVFNLQGAVEPMQIDVDPQEDPQNAPDVNYVVENPSLDLEQYAASYSGLMRIERLQFIADHCPTLRVEALKMALSFVQRTFNVDMYEEIHRKLSEATRELQNAPDAIPESGVEPPALDTAWVEATRKKALLKLEKLDTDLKNYKGNSIKESIRRGHDDLGDHYLDCGDLSNALKCYSRARDYCTSAKHVINMCLNVIKVSVYLQNWSHVLSYVSKAESTPEIAEQRGERDSQTQAILTKLKCAAGLAELAARKYKQAAKCLLLASFDHCDFPELLSPSNVAIYGGLCALATFDRQELQRNVISSSSFKLFLELEPQVRDIIFKFYESKYASCLKMLDEMKDNLLLDMYLAPHVRTLYTQIRNRALIQYFSPYVSADMHRMAAAFNTTVAALEDELTQLILEGLISARVDSHSKILYARDVDQRSTTFEKSLLMGKEFQRRAKAMMLRAAVLRNQIHVKSPPREGSQGELTPANSQSRMSTNM, encoded by the exons ATGCCGCTGCCGGTTCAGGTGTTTAACTTGCAG GGGGCCGTGGAGCCCATGCAGATCGACGTGGACCCCCAGGAAGACCCGCAGAATGCACCTGACGTCAACTACGTGGTGGAGAACCCCAGCCTG GATCTGGAACAGTACGCGGCCAGCTACAGCGGCCTGATGCGCATCGAACGGCTGCAGTTCATTGCTGATCACTGCCCCACGCTGCGGGTGGAGGCCCTGAAGATGGCCCTCTCCTTCGTGCAGAGAACCTTTAACGTGGACATGTACGAGGAGATCCACCGCAAGCTCTCAGAGGCCACCAG GGAGCTGCAGAACGCACCCGACGCCATCCCCGAGAGCGGCGTGGAGCCCCCAGCCCTGGACACGGCCTGGGTGGAGGCCACGCGGAAGAAGGCGCTGCTGAAGCTGGAGAAGCTGGACACAGACCTGAAGAACTACAAGGGCAACTCCATCAAGGAGAGCATCCGGCGCGGCCACGACGACCTGGGCGACCACTATCTGGACTGTGGGGACCTCAGCAACGCCCTCAAGTGCTACTCCCGGGCCCGGGACTACTGCACCAGCGCCAAACACGTCATCAACATGTGCCTCAACGTCATCAAG GTCAGCGTCTACTTGCAGAATTGGTCTCATGTGCTCAGCTACGTCAGCAAGGCTGAGTCCACCCCAGAGATTGCCGAG CAGCGAGGAGAGCGTGACAGCCAGACCCAAGCCATCCTCACCAAGCTCAAGTGTGCTGCAG GCTTGGCAGAGCTGGCCGCCAGGAAATACAAGCAGGCTGCCAAGTGCCTCCTGCTGGCTTCCTTTGATCACTGTGACTTCCCTGAG CTGCTGTCCCCCAGCAACGTGGCCATCTACGGTGGCCTGTGCGCCTTGGCTACCTTTGACCGGCAGGAGCTGCAGCGCAATGTCATCTCCAGCAG CTCCTTCAAGTTGTTCTTGGAGCTGGAGCCACAGGTCCGAGACATCATCTTCAAATTCTACGAGTCCAAGTACGCCTCATGTCTCAAGATGCTGGACGAGATGAAG GACAACCTGCTCCTGGACATGTATCTGGCCCCCCATGTCAGGACCCTGTACACCCAGATTCGCAACCGTGCCCTCATCCAG TATTTCAGCCCCTACGTGTCAGCCGACATGCATAGGATGGCGGCAGCCTTCAATACCACGGTGGCCGCCCTGGAGGATGAGCTGACGCAGCTAATCCTGGAGGGGCTGATTAGTGCCCGTGTGGACTCACACAGCAAG ATCCTGTACGCCCGGGACGTGGATCAGCGCAGCACCACCTTTGAGAAGTCTCTGTTGATGGGCAAGGAGTTCCAGCGCCGTGCCAAGGCCATGATGCTGCGGGCAGCTGTGCTCCGCAACCAGATCCATGTCAAG TCCCCGCCCAGAGAAGGGAGCCAGGGGGAGCTgactccagccaacagccagtcCCGGATGAGCACCAACATGTGA
- the GPS1 gene encoding COP9 signalosome complex subunit 1 isoform X17, with amino-acid sequence MPLPVQVFNLQQPASSVSGSGGAESQDRMRDSSAPSSASSSVTDLYCTPHSSRSDLVLPGTAGDFSLSASLSACTLLYEGAVEPMQIDVDPQEDPQNAPDVNYVVENPSLDLEQYAASYSGLMRIERLQFIADHCPTLRVEALKMALSFVQRTFNVDMYEEIHRKLSEATRSSLRELQNAPDAIPESGVEPPALDTAWVEATRKKALLKLEKLDTDLKNYKGNSIKESIRRGHDDLGDHYLDCGDLSNALKCYSRARDYCTSAKHVINMCLNVIKVSVYLQNWSHVLSYVSKAESTPEIAEQRGERDSQTQAILTKLKCAAGLAELAARKYKQAAKCLLLASFDHCDFPELLSPSNVAIYGGLCALATFDRQELQRNVISSSSFKLFLELEPQVRDIIFKFYESKYASCLKMLDEMKDNLLLDMYLAPHVRTLYTQIRNRALIQYFSPYVSADMHRMAAAFNTTVAALEDELTQLILEGLISARVDSHSKILYARDVDQRSTTFEKSLLMGKEFQRRAKAMMLRAAVLRNQIHVKSPPREGSQGELTPANSQSRMSTNM; translated from the exons ATGCCGCTGCCGGTTCAGGTGTTTAACTTGCAG CAGCCAGCCAGCTCTGTGTCAGGGTCGGGGGGTGCAGAAAGTCAGGACAGAATGAGGGATAGCTCGGCCCCCAGCTCGGCCTCCTCGTCAGTGACAGATCTGTACTGCACCCCTCACAGCAGTAGGTCAGACCTCGTCCTGCCCGGCACGGCCGGGGACTTCAGCCTGAGCGCCAGCCTGTCGGCCTGTACGCTGCTCTACGAG GGGGCCGTGGAGCCCATGCAGATCGACGTGGACCCCCAGGAAGACCCGCAGAATGCACCTGACGTCAACTACGTGGTGGAGAACCCCAGCCTG GATCTGGAACAGTACGCGGCCAGCTACAGCGGCCTGATGCGCATCGAACGGCTGCAGTTCATTGCTGATCACTGCCCCACGCTGCGGGTGGAGGCCCTGAAGATGGCCCTCTCCTTCGTGCAGAGAACCTTTAACGTGGACATGTACGAGGAGATCCACCGCAAGCTCTCAGAGGCCACCAG GTCCTCTCTCAGGGAGCTGCAGAACGCACCCGACGCCATCCCCGAGAGCGGCGTGGAGCCCCCAGCCCTGGACACGGCCTGGGTGGAGGCCACGCGGAAGAAGGCGCTGCTGAAGCTGGAGAAGCTGGACACAGACCTGAAGAACTACAAGGGCAACTCCATCAAGGAGAGCATCCGGCGCGGCCACGACGACCTGGGCGACCACTATCTGGACTGTGGGGACCTCAGCAACGCCCTCAAGTGCTACTCCCGGGCCCGGGACTACTGCACCAGCGCCAAACACGTCATCAACATGTGCCTCAACGTCATCAAG GTCAGCGTCTACTTGCAGAATTGGTCTCATGTGCTCAGCTACGTCAGCAAGGCTGAGTCCACCCCAGAGATTGCCGAG CAGCGAGGAGAGCGTGACAGCCAGACCCAAGCCATCCTCACCAAGCTCAAGTGTGCTGCAG GCTTGGCAGAGCTGGCCGCCAGGAAATACAAGCAGGCTGCCAAGTGCCTCCTGCTGGCTTCCTTTGATCACTGTGACTTCCCTGAG CTGCTGTCCCCCAGCAACGTGGCCATCTACGGTGGCCTGTGCGCCTTGGCTACCTTTGACCGGCAGGAGCTGCAGCGCAATGTCATCTCCAGCAG CTCCTTCAAGTTGTTCTTGGAGCTGGAGCCACAGGTCCGAGACATCATCTTCAAATTCTACGAGTCCAAGTACGCCTCATGTCTCAAGATGCTGGACGAGATGAAG GACAACCTGCTCCTGGACATGTATCTGGCCCCCCATGTCAGGACCCTGTACACCCAGATTCGCAACCGTGCCCTCATCCAG TATTTCAGCCCCTACGTGTCAGCCGACATGCATAGGATGGCGGCAGCCTTCAATACCACGGTGGCCGCCCTGGAGGATGAGCTGACGCAGCTAATCCTGGAGGGGCTGATTAGTGCCCGTGTGGACTCACACAGCAAG ATCCTGTACGCCCGGGACGTGGATCAGCGCAGCACCACCTTTGAGAAGTCTCTGTTGATGGGCAAGGAGTTCCAGCGCCGTGCCAAGGCCATGATGCTGCGGGCAGCTGTGCTCCGCAACCAGATCCATGTCAAG TCCCCGCCCAGAGAAGGGAGCCAGGGGGAGCTgactccagccaacagccagtcCCGGATGAGCACCAACATGTGA
- the GPS1 gene encoding COP9 signalosome complex subunit 1 isoform X1: MPLPVQVFNLQQPASSVSGSGGAESQDRMRDSSAPSSASSSVTDLYCTPHSSRSDLVLPGTAGDFSLSASLSACTLLYEGAVEPMQIDVDPQEDPQNAPDVNYVVENPSLDLEQYAASYSGLMRIERLQFIADHCPTLRVEALKMALSFVQRTFNVDMYEEIHRKLSEATRSSLRELQNAPDAIPESGVEPPALDTAWVEATRKKALLKLEKLDTDLKNYKGNSIKESIRRGHDDLGDHYLDCGDLSNALKCYSRARDYCTSAKHVINMCLNVIKVSVYLQNWSHVLSYVSKAESTPEIAERGERDSQTQAILTKLKCAAGLAELAARKYKQAAKCLLLASFDHCDFPELLSPSNVAIYGGLCALATFDRQELQRNVISSSSFKLFLELEPQVRDIIFKFYESKYASCLKMLDEMKDNLLLDMYLAPHVRTLYTQIRNRALIQYFSPYVSADMHRMAAAFNTTVAALEDELTQLILEGLISARVDSHSKILYARDVDQRSTTFEKSLLMGKEFQRRAKAMMLRAAVLRNQIHVKSPPREGSQGELTPANSQSRMSTNM, encoded by the exons ATGCCGCTGCCGGTTCAGGTGTTTAACTTGCAG CAGCCAGCCAGCTCTGTGTCAGGGTCGGGGGGTGCAGAAAGTCAGGACAGAATGAGGGATAGCTCGGCCCCCAGCTCGGCCTCCTCGTCAGTGACAGATCTGTACTGCACCCCTCACAGCAGTAGGTCAGACCTCGTCCTGCCCGGCACGGCCGGGGACTTCAGCCTGAGCGCCAGCCTGTCGGCCTGTACGCTGCTCTACGAG GGGGCCGTGGAGCCCATGCAGATCGACGTGGACCCCCAGGAAGACCCGCAGAATGCACCTGACGTCAACTACGTGGTGGAGAACCCCAGCCTG GATCTGGAACAGTACGCGGCCAGCTACAGCGGCCTGATGCGCATCGAACGGCTGCAGTTCATTGCTGATCACTGCCCCACGCTGCGGGTGGAGGCCCTGAAGATGGCCCTCTCCTTCGTGCAGAGAACCTTTAACGTGGACATGTACGAGGAGATCCACCGCAAGCTCTCAGAGGCCACCAG GTCCTCTCTCAGGGAGCTGCAGAACGCACCCGACGCCATCCCCGAGAGCGGCGTGGAGCCCCCAGCCCTGGACACGGCCTGGGTGGAGGCCACGCGGAAGAAGGCGCTGCTGAAGCTGGAGAAGCTGGACACAGACCTGAAGAACTACAAGGGCAACTCCATCAAGGAGAGCATCCGGCGCGGCCACGACGACCTGGGCGACCACTATCTGGACTGTGGGGACCTCAGCAACGCCCTCAAGTGCTACTCCCGGGCCCGGGACTACTGCACCAGCGCCAAACACGTCATCAACATGTGCCTCAACGTCATCAAG GTCAGCGTCTACTTGCAGAATTGGTCTCATGTGCTCAGCTACGTCAGCAAGGCTGAGTCCACCCCAGAGATTGCCGAG CGAGGAGAGCGTGACAGCCAGACCCAAGCCATCCTCACCAAGCTCAAGTGTGCTGCAG GCTTGGCAGAGCTGGCCGCCAGGAAATACAAGCAGGCTGCCAAGTGCCTCCTGCTGGCTTCCTTTGATCACTGTGACTTCCCTGAG CTGCTGTCCCCCAGCAACGTGGCCATCTACGGTGGCCTGTGCGCCTTGGCTACCTTTGACCGGCAGGAGCTGCAGCGCAATGTCATCTCCAGCAG CTCCTTCAAGTTGTTCTTGGAGCTGGAGCCACAGGTCCGAGACATCATCTTCAAATTCTACGAGTCCAAGTACGCCTCATGTCTCAAGATGCTGGACGAGATGAAG GACAACCTGCTCCTGGACATGTATCTGGCCCCCCATGTCAGGACCCTGTACACCCAGATTCGCAACCGTGCCCTCATCCAG TATTTCAGCCCCTACGTGTCAGCCGACATGCATAGGATGGCGGCAGCCTTCAATACCACGGTGGCCGCCCTGGAGGATGAGCTGACGCAGCTAATCCTGGAGGGGCTGATTAGTGCCCGTGTGGACTCACACAGCAAG ATCCTGTACGCCCGGGACGTGGATCAGCGCAGCACCACCTTTGAGAAGTCTCTGTTGATGGGCAAGGAGTTCCAGCGCCGTGCCAAGGCCATGATGCTGCGGGCAGCTGTGCTCCGCAACCAGATCCATGTCAAG TCCCCGCCCAGAGAAGGGAGCCAGGGGGAGCTgactccagccaacagccagtcCCGGATGAGCACCAACATGTGA
- the GPS1 gene encoding COP9 signalosome complex subunit 1 isoform X9, with amino-acid sequence MPLPVQVFNLQGAVEPMQIDVDPQEDPQNAPDVNYVVENPSLDLEQYAASYSGLMRIERLQFIADHCPTLRVEALKMALSFVQRTFNVDMYEEIHRKLSEATRELQNAPDAIPESGVEPPALDTAWVEATRKKALLKLEKLDTDLKNYKGNSIKESIRRGHDDLGDHYLDCGDLSNALKCYSRARDYCTSAKHVINMCLNVIKVSVYLQNWSHVLSYVSKAESTPEIAERGERDSQTQAILTKLKCAAGLAELAARKYKQAAKCLLLASFDHCDFPELLSPSNVAIYGGLCALATFDRQELQRNVISSSSFKLFLELEPQVRDIIFKFYESKYASCLKMLDEMKDNLLLDMYLAPHVRTLYTQIRNRALIQYFSPYVSADMHRMAAAFNTTVAALEDELTQLILEGLISARVDSHSKILYARDVDQRSTTFEKSLLMGKEFQRRAKAMMLRAAVLRNQIHVKSPPREGSQGELTPANSQSRMSTNM; translated from the exons ATGCCGCTGCCGGTTCAGGTGTTTAACTTGCAG GGGGCCGTGGAGCCCATGCAGATCGACGTGGACCCCCAGGAAGACCCGCAGAATGCACCTGACGTCAACTACGTGGTGGAGAACCCCAGCCTG GATCTGGAACAGTACGCGGCCAGCTACAGCGGCCTGATGCGCATCGAACGGCTGCAGTTCATTGCTGATCACTGCCCCACGCTGCGGGTGGAGGCCCTGAAGATGGCCCTCTCCTTCGTGCAGAGAACCTTTAACGTGGACATGTACGAGGAGATCCACCGCAAGCTCTCAGAGGCCACCAG GGAGCTGCAGAACGCACCCGACGCCATCCCCGAGAGCGGCGTGGAGCCCCCAGCCCTGGACACGGCCTGGGTGGAGGCCACGCGGAAGAAGGCGCTGCTGAAGCTGGAGAAGCTGGACACAGACCTGAAGAACTACAAGGGCAACTCCATCAAGGAGAGCATCCGGCGCGGCCACGACGACCTGGGCGACCACTATCTGGACTGTGGGGACCTCAGCAACGCCCTCAAGTGCTACTCCCGGGCCCGGGACTACTGCACCAGCGCCAAACACGTCATCAACATGTGCCTCAACGTCATCAAG GTCAGCGTCTACTTGCAGAATTGGTCTCATGTGCTCAGCTACGTCAGCAAGGCTGAGTCCACCCCAGAGATTGCCGAG CGAGGAGAGCGTGACAGCCAGACCCAAGCCATCCTCACCAAGCTCAAGTGTGCTGCAG GCTTGGCAGAGCTGGCCGCCAGGAAATACAAGCAGGCTGCCAAGTGCCTCCTGCTGGCTTCCTTTGATCACTGTGACTTCCCTGAG CTGCTGTCCCCCAGCAACGTGGCCATCTACGGTGGCCTGTGCGCCTTGGCTACCTTTGACCGGCAGGAGCTGCAGCGCAATGTCATCTCCAGCAG CTCCTTCAAGTTGTTCTTGGAGCTGGAGCCACAGGTCCGAGACATCATCTTCAAATTCTACGAGTCCAAGTACGCCTCATGTCTCAAGATGCTGGACGAGATGAAG GACAACCTGCTCCTGGACATGTATCTGGCCCCCCATGTCAGGACCCTGTACACCCAGATTCGCAACCGTGCCCTCATCCAG TATTTCAGCCCCTACGTGTCAGCCGACATGCATAGGATGGCGGCAGCCTTCAATACCACGGTGGCCGCCCTGGAGGATGAGCTGACGCAGCTAATCCTGGAGGGGCTGATTAGTGCCCGTGTGGACTCACACAGCAAG ATCCTGTACGCCCGGGACGTGGATCAGCGCAGCACCACCTTTGAGAAGTCTCTGTTGATGGGCAAGGAGTTCCAGCGCCGTGCCAAGGCCATGATGCTGCGGGCAGCTGTGCTCCGCAACCAGATCCATGTCAAG TCCCCGCCCAGAGAAGGGAGCCAGGGGGAGCTgactccagccaacagccagtcCCGGATGAGCACCAACATGTGA
- the GPS1 gene encoding COP9 signalosome complex subunit 1 isoform X7: MPLPVQVFNLQGAVEPMQIDVDPQEDPQNAPDVNYVVENPSLDLEQYAASYSGLMRIERLQFIADHCPTLRVEALKMALSFVQRTFNVDMYEEIHRKLSEATRSSLRELQNAPDAIPESGVEPPALDTAWVEATRKKALLKLEKLDTDLKNYKGNSIKESIRRGHDDLGDHYLDCGDLSNALKCYSRARDYCTSAKHVINMCLNVIKVSVYLQNWSHVLSYVSKAESTPEIAEQRGERDSQTQAILTKLKCAAGLAELAARKYKQAAKCLLLASFDHCDFPELLSPSNVAIYGGLCALATFDRQELQRNVISSSSFKLFLELEPQVRDIIFKFYESKYASCLKMLDEMKDNLLLDMYLAPHVRTLYTQIRNRALIQYFSPYVSADMHRMAAAFNTTVAALEDELTQLILEGLISARVDSHSKILYARDVDQRSTTFEKSLLMGKEFQRRAKAMMLRAAVLRNQIHVKSPPREGSQGELTPANSQSRMSTNM; encoded by the exons ATGCCGCTGCCGGTTCAGGTGTTTAACTTGCAG GGGGCCGTGGAGCCCATGCAGATCGACGTGGACCCCCAGGAAGACCCGCAGAATGCACCTGACGTCAACTACGTGGTGGAGAACCCCAGCCTG GATCTGGAACAGTACGCGGCCAGCTACAGCGGCCTGATGCGCATCGAACGGCTGCAGTTCATTGCTGATCACTGCCCCACGCTGCGGGTGGAGGCCCTGAAGATGGCCCTCTCCTTCGTGCAGAGAACCTTTAACGTGGACATGTACGAGGAGATCCACCGCAAGCTCTCAGAGGCCACCAG GTCCTCTCTCAGGGAGCTGCAGAACGCACCCGACGCCATCCCCGAGAGCGGCGTGGAGCCCCCAGCCCTGGACACGGCCTGGGTGGAGGCCACGCGGAAGAAGGCGCTGCTGAAGCTGGAGAAGCTGGACACAGACCTGAAGAACTACAAGGGCAACTCCATCAAGGAGAGCATCCGGCGCGGCCACGACGACCTGGGCGACCACTATCTGGACTGTGGGGACCTCAGCAACGCCCTCAAGTGCTACTCCCGGGCCCGGGACTACTGCACCAGCGCCAAACACGTCATCAACATGTGCCTCAACGTCATCAAG GTCAGCGTCTACTTGCAGAATTGGTCTCATGTGCTCAGCTACGTCAGCAAGGCTGAGTCCACCCCAGAGATTGCCGAG CAGCGAGGAGAGCGTGACAGCCAGACCCAAGCCATCCTCACCAAGCTCAAGTGTGCTGCAG GCTTGGCAGAGCTGGCCGCCAGGAAATACAAGCAGGCTGCCAAGTGCCTCCTGCTGGCTTCCTTTGATCACTGTGACTTCCCTGAG CTGCTGTCCCCCAGCAACGTGGCCATCTACGGTGGCCTGTGCGCCTTGGCTACCTTTGACCGGCAGGAGCTGCAGCGCAATGTCATCTCCAGCAG CTCCTTCAAGTTGTTCTTGGAGCTGGAGCCACAGGTCCGAGACATCATCTTCAAATTCTACGAGTCCAAGTACGCCTCATGTCTCAAGATGCTGGACGAGATGAAG GACAACCTGCTCCTGGACATGTATCTGGCCCCCCATGTCAGGACCCTGTACACCCAGATTCGCAACCGTGCCCTCATCCAG TATTTCAGCCCCTACGTGTCAGCCGACATGCATAGGATGGCGGCAGCCTTCAATACCACGGTGGCCGCCCTGGAGGATGAGCTGACGCAGCTAATCCTGGAGGGGCTGATTAGTGCCCGTGTGGACTCACACAGCAAG ATCCTGTACGCCCGGGACGTGGATCAGCGCAGCACCACCTTTGAGAAGTCTCTGTTGATGGGCAAGGAGTTCCAGCGCCGTGCCAAGGCCATGATGCTGCGGGCAGCTGTGCTCCGCAACCAGATCCATGTCAAG TCCCCGCCCAGAGAAGGGAGCCAGGGGGAGCTgactccagccaacagccagtcCCGGATGAGCACCAACATGTGA